One region of Gossypium raimondii isolate GPD5lz chromosome 6, ASM2569854v1, whole genome shotgun sequence genomic DNA includes:
- the LOC105772025 gene encoding uncharacterized protein LOC105772025: MMEKLTKAQKDAIAELTHLLTGGVDKGKGPMANPGESSEDPLYPPGFTLPNAQTQAELYSRRPSVTIRPQQLQIGATIPMVFQGGLSLNPRDNLINPIIPNFDEAVEEGKANAELPKQWEDRYKWLEEKFKALESADSNQGIDAKDLSLVPDLVLPPKFKMPEFEKYNGTSCLEAHITMFCRRMTGYVNNDLLLIHCFQDSLYSHVTDMTPDRIVLQNIEKKPSESFRQYAQRWREVAIQVQPPLLERETTMLFINTLKAPFITLMLGSATKSFSDIVMNGEMIENSIRNGKIEAGESNKRSASRRKENKVNNVNTYNKSITVNQPRNVVASQQGSARQESGMRQGTEKPQFTPIPMSYKKLYQNLLNAHVVSPHYLTPLQPPYPKWYDASAQCDYYAGITGHSIENCTTFKKLVKRLISMGVFKLDDSPSTENPLSNHTDKGVNMTSKSRGEEVKNDIVEVKTPLKWVWREMAKRGLVISDFEERYETENYCEFHREVGHEIQKCERFRALVQNMMDNKEMRFYEEVEGKRNICSSESATKTPEMNHLVVIISCPWSNESRVQITPKIVIQKPSNFSYKDSKMVPWNYGCNVIILGREAERNQEIGSYTRNGKRYDAQAKSSREENWKKEQRKGKAVEVEPLVNEPIKEEEAKEFLKFLKHIEYSVVEQLRK; the protein is encoded by the exons ATGATGGAAAAATTGACCAAAGCTCAAAAGGATGCAATAGCTGAATTGACCCATCTACTGACAGGAGGAGtagataaaggaaagggccctATGGCTAATCCTGGAGAAAGTAGTGAGGATCCGTTATATCCTCCGGGTTTCACTCTACCAAATGCACAAACCCAAGCTGAACTATACTCAAGGAGACCGTCTGTTACAATTAGGCCGCAACAATTGCAAATTGGTGCCACGATCCCCATGGTTTTCCAAGGAGGATTAAGTTTAAACCCGAGAGATAACCTAATTAATCCCATCATTCCTAATTTTGATGAAGCAGTTGAAGAAGGAAAGGCGAACGCGGAATTGCCAAAACAATGGGAAGATAGgtataaatggttggaggaaaaattcaaagccttaGAAAGCGCTGATAGTAATCAGGGAATCGACGCTAAAGATCTAAGCTTAGTCCCAGATTTAGTACTTCCTCCCAAATtcaagatgcctgaatttgaaaaatacaatggaaCTAGCTGCCTTGAAGCCCACATCACTATGTTCTGTAGAAGGATGACTGGCTACGTTAATAACGATCTACTGTTAATACACTGTTTCCAAGATAGTTTG TACAGCCATGTAACGGATATGACCCCTGATAGAATTGTATTACAAAACATAGAGAAGAAACCAAGTGAGAGTTTCAGGCAGTatgcacaaagatggagggaagttGCTATCCAAGTCCAACCGCCACTCTTAGAGAGAGAAACTACGATGCTCTTTATCAATACCTTAAAAGCCCCATTCATCACGCTCATGCTGGGAAGTGCAACAAAAAGCTTCTCAGATATAGTAATGAATGGGGAAATGATTGAGAATTCCATAAGAAACGGGAAAATAGAAGCAGGAGAGAGTAACAAAAGGTCAGCCTcgagaagaaaggaaaataaagtaaaCAACGTGAATACGTACAACAAGTCAATTACGGTGAACCAGCCAAGGAATGTGGTTGCTAGTCAGCAAGGTTCAGCAAGACAAGAATCTGGTATGAGACAAGGTACTGAGAAGccccagttcacaccaattccgatgtcataCAAGAAgctgtatcaaaatttgttgAACGCACACGTTGTTTCTCCCCATTACTTGACCCCTTTACAacccccgtatcccaaatggtatgatgcgagcGCACAATGTGATTACTATGCGGGAATTACAGGGcactcaatagaaaattgtactACCTTCAAGAAGCTAGTCAAAAGACTTATTAGCATGGGTGTTTTCAAGCTTGATGACTCACCTAGCACAGAAAATCCGCTATCTAATCATACCGATAAGGGAGTGAATATGACGAGCAAAAGTAGGGGAGAAGAAGTCAAGAACGACATTGTTGAAGTAAAAACTCCATTGAAATGGGTCTGGAGAGAGATGGCGAAGAGAGGGCTAGTTATTTCAGATTTTGAAGAAAGGTATGAGACCGAAAACTATTGTGAATTCCACCGCGAAGTAGGACATGAGATTCAAAAATGTGAGAGATTCAGGGCTCTGGTCCAAAacatgatggataacaaagagatGAGGTTTTATGAAGAGGTGGAGGGTAAAAGAAATATTTGCTCATCAGAGTCAGCAACGAAGACTCCGGAAATGAATCATCTTGTGGTCATCATTTCATGCCCTTGGAGCAATGAGTCTAGGGTTCAGataacaccaaaaattgtaatccaaaaaccatcaaatttctcATATAAGGATAGCAAAATGGTGCCGTGGAATTATGGGTGCAATGTGATAATCTTGGGAAGAGAAGCGGAGAGAAATCAGGAAATAGGTTCTTACACGCGTAATGGGAAACGATATGACGCTCAAGCAAAATCGTCAAGGGAAGAGAATTGGAAGAAAGAACAGAGGAAAGGGAAGGCAGTGGAAGTTGAGCCATTGGTTaatgaaccaataaaagaagaggAGGCAAAggagtttttgaagtttttgaaacaCATCGAATACAGTGTTGTGGAGCAGCTGCGTAAATAG